A single Planctomycetia bacterium DNA region contains:
- a CDS encoding glycosyltransferase: MADAVATPPPSSAPLAPASGEVAPLARHARRGAFPVVPVRRRDGAPLKVALLYIVCYRYRVPIFRRLTEHPDLTVKIFVGSGIPGTKTVNADNLSGLDVSVMPTWKKRLRSTDRDVGLLFNPTLPWRLWRYNPDVLLVQGGEPINNLLMLFYAKLFRKPIVWWSLGEIRGQKYSRLGQMYRAVVQWIERRATAYLGYSSVAVDYFLRMGYEPRRCFNLVNVVDTNKVLAEIEATREQVAPLRTRLGLDGKRVVLYVGAIMKTKKLDRLIRAFAMLPDPHDELRLLVVGDGDFRAECERVASELRVADRVIFTGAVYEGVAAYFQLAELVVLPGMGGLVVSEAMTHRLPVISSVGDGSEFDLIVDGENGYSIGEEGDKQLADAVRRCLESPEQSREMGRRGRRMIDEQYNIDRYFNEMLASVFFAAGEKK, encoded by the coding sequence ATGGCCGACGCCGTGGCAACGCCGCCGCCAAGTTCCGCGCCGCTTGCGCCTGCCAGCGGAGAAGTCGCGCCGCTCGCGCGCCACGCCCGGCGCGGCGCGTTTCCAGTCGTGCCCGTGCGCCGCCGCGACGGCGCGCCGCTCAAAGTAGCGCTGTTGTACATCGTTTGCTACCGCTACCGCGTGCCGATCTTTCGGCGTTTGACCGAGCATCCCGATCTGACCGTCAAGATCTTCGTCGGCTCCGGCATTCCCGGTACGAAAACGGTCAATGCCGACAACCTGAGCGGCCTCGACGTCTCGGTCATGCCGACGTGGAAAAAGCGGTTGCGCAGCACCGACCGCGACGTGGGCTTGCTCTTCAACCCGACGCTCCCCTGGCGGCTCTGGCGCTACAACCCCGACGTGCTGCTGGTACAAGGGGGCGAGCCGATCAACAACCTGTTGATGTTGTTCTACGCCAAGCTGTTCCGCAAACCGATCGTCTGGTGGTCGCTCGGCGAGATCCGCGGGCAGAAATATTCGCGACTCGGCCAGATGTATCGCGCCGTCGTGCAGTGGATCGAGCGCCGCGCCACAGCCTATCTCGGTTACTCGTCGGTCGCCGTCGACTACTTCCTCCGCATGGGCTACGAGCCGCGGCGTTGCTTCAACCTGGTGAACGTCGTCGATACGAACAAGGTGCTCGCCGAGATCGAAGCCACGCGCGAGCAGGTGGCGCCGCTCCGTACGCGGCTCGGGCTCGACGGTAAGCGGGTCGTGCTCTACGTCGGCGCGATCATGAAGACGAAAAAACTCGATCGCCTGATTCGCGCCTTCGCGATGCTTCCCGATCCGCACGACGAATTGCGCTTGCTCGTCGTCGGCGACGGCGACTTCCGCGCAGAATGTGAACGCGTTGCGTCGGAGTTGCGTGTCGCCGACCGCGTGATCTTCACCGGCGCGGTCTACGAGGGAGTGGCCGCGTACTTTCAACTGGCGGAACTCGTCGTGCTGCCCGGCATGGGCGGACTGGTCGTCTCCGAGGCGATGACGCACCGCTTGCCAGTGATCAGTTCCGTCGGCGATGGCAGCGAATTCGATCTGATCGTCGATGGGGAGAACGGCTACTCGATCGGCGAAGAGGGCGACAAACAACTCGCGGACGCCGTGCGGCGCTGCCTGGAATCGCCGGAGCAATCCCGCGAGATGGGCCGACGCGGCCGCCGCATGATCGACGAACAATACAACATCGACCGCTACTTCAACGAAATGCTCGCCAGCGTCTTTTTCGCGGCTGGCGAGAAAAAGTAG